One part of the Solanum dulcamara chromosome 3, daSolDulc1.2, whole genome shotgun sequence genome encodes these proteins:
- the LOC129883607 gene encoding uncharacterized protein LOC129883607, with protein MSDMPDFKFHPMCKALRLTHLVFADDLMIFCKVDLQSVTRVMKALKYFSSASILVAKMERSSIFLAGVDEATNNALLEKTSFVQGSFSIRYLGLPLSLKKRNKLDCNILIDKITNKINTGCSKLLSYAGRLQILNVVLFSIHNFWGAIFILPQSVLKEVDQRCRKFLYGGSEERKKVNMVAWDIVCVRKCNGGLNIKGCKNWNLASVGKLLCQLVVDKDSLWVKWVHGIYMKNDSSIWEHQYPQDCSWYWKKLNSLKDGMRSWYTQGRYNLSLGGKYSNSKSYLAILGS; from the coding sequence ATGAGTGACATGCCTGATTTTAAATTCCATCCTATGTGCAAAGCATTGAGATTGACTCATTTGGTCTTTGCTGATGACCTCATGATCTTTTGTAAAGTGGATTTGCAATCAGTCACTAGAGTTATGAAAGCTCTTAAGTACTTTAGTTCAGCCTCTATATTAGTTGCCAAAATGGAGAGGTCAAGCATCTTCTTGGCTGGGGTTGATGAAGCTACAAACAATGCTCTCTTGGAGAAGACTAGCTTTGTTCAAGGCTCATTTTCTATCAGATATTTAGGACTTCCTTTATCCCTCAAGAAACGGAACAAGCTTGACTGCAACATATTGATAGATAAGATCACTAACAAAATAAATACTGGGTGTTCCAAGCTATTGTCCTATGCTGGGAGGTTACAAATACTGAATGTTGTCTTATTTTCTATTCACAATTTTTGGGGTGCCATATTCATCTTGCCACAAAGTGTATTGAAGGAGGTGGACCAGAGGTGTAGGAAGTTTCTTTACGGAGGCTCGGAGGAAAGGAAGAAGGTCAATATGGTAGCATGGGATATAGTATGTGTACGTAAGTGCAATGGAGGACTGAACATAAAAGGTTGCAAGAACTGGAACTTAGCTTCTGTTGGTAAATTGTTATGTCAACTGGTGGTGGATAAGGATTCCTTATGGGTGAAGTGGGTGCATGGCATTTATATGAAAAATGACTCGTCAATTTGGGAACATCAATATCCTCAGGATTGCAGTTGGTACTGGAAGAAGCTAAATTCTTTAAAGGATGGCATGAGATCGTGGTATACGCAGGGGAGATACAACCTATCATTAGGAGGGAAGTACTCTAATTCGAAGAGCTACTTGGCTATCTTGGGAAGTTAA